A single region of the Erythrobacter sp. HL-111 genome encodes:
- a CDS encoding polyprenyl synthetase family protein encodes MALVGMDGDLLADGLKRVQAEIDACFDELLPVPGDTRARLVEAMRYATIGGGKRVRPLLVASTAEMYGVSREAAIRVGTAVEAIHVYSLIHDDLPCMDDDDLRHGKATVHKVYDEATAVLAGDALHALAFELLSHPDTSTDPFVRSELIATLGTASGMNGMAGGQMMDMVADEEGVDYDLRAVTRLQQLKTGALLGASVEMGAILGRVPESARVHLRAYSRDIGLAFQIADDLLDVTGDETKAGKTLRKDEVQGKQTFVTLMGVDKAREQARALVDQAIAHLGSHGSEADMLRALARFIVERDR; translated from the coding sequence ATGGCTCTGGTGGGGATGGACGGCGACCTGCTCGCCGACGGCCTGAAACGCGTGCAGGCCGAGATCGACGCCTGTTTCGACGAGCTCTTGCCAGTTCCCGGCGACACCCGCGCGCGGTTGGTCGAGGCAATGCGCTATGCGACCATCGGGGGCGGCAAGCGGGTGCGCCCGCTGCTGGTCGCGAGCACGGCGGAGATGTACGGCGTCAGCCGCGAGGCGGCGATCCGGGTCGGCACCGCGGTCGAGGCGATCCACGTCTATTCGCTGATCCACGATGACCTGCCCTGCATGGACGACGATGACCTGCGCCACGGCAAGGCGACGGTGCACAAGGTCTATGACGAGGCGACCGCGGTGCTCGCCGGCGACGCGCTCCACGCGCTCGCCTTCGAACTGCTCAGCCATCCCGACACCAGCACCGACCCCTTCGTGCGCAGCGAACTGATCGCGACGCTCGGCACCGCCTCGGGGATGAACGGCATGGCGGGCGGGCAGATGATGGACATGGTTGCCGACGAGGAAGGGGTCGACTACGACCTGCGCGCCGTGACCCGACTGCAGCAACTCAAGACCGGCGCCCTGCTCGGCGCGAGCGTCGAGATGGGCGCGATCCTCGGCCGGGTGCCGGAAAGCGCGCGGGTGCATCTGCGGGCCTATTCGCGCGACATCGGGCTCGCCTTCCAGATCGCCGACGACCTGCTCGACGTGACCGGCGACGAGACCAAGGCGGGCAAGACGCTGAGGAAGGACGAAGTGCAGGGCAAGCAGACCTTCGTCACCCTGATGGGAGTCGACAAGGCGCGCGAACAGGCCCGTGCGCTGGTCGACCAGGCGATCGCCCACCTCGGCTCTCACGGCAGCGAGGCGGACATGCTGCGCGCGCTCGCCCGCTTCATCGTCGAGCGTGACCGGTAA